The Crassostrea angulata isolate pt1a10 chromosome 1, ASM2561291v2, whole genome shotgun sequence nucleotide sequence TATGATGTCGAGCAGCCATTCAAAATGGCGCTGACTTCCAGTCACCCATATGAAATATAgctacatgaaaataaaatttaaaatcttgaaAACTGAAGAATAAGAACTCCTTTTGAACATCTTGTGAACCTCGAAGTTGAATAGCGTTAAATTAGGTTCCTGTTTATTAGTATACCTTTTGACActtcattttgtacatatttctgATGGAAGCCATGTGGACGAAGTCCTTTAATATAGAAGCGTATGGCGTGACCCCAATTCCAGCCCCAACGAGAACAGAGACTTCGTATTGGTACCAATCCTGTTGTCCCGCGCCGTACGGCCCGTCTAGATAAAGCTGTAGGTAAAAGAAAGACACGTTACCgtataaaataaagaattaaaatatcGCGAAATCAAAACGTTCTCAGAAGCTGTTTTATGTCGGTACACTCACTGGGGGATAAGATCCGTCCCTGTGATTCTCGGGGTCAAACTCTTGCCGTATGTTCCAGGTCCAAGGCCCGAGAGCCCGGATGTGGAGAGACAGGGTATCCTCGTGAGGGGCCGATGTTAAGGTGAATGGGTGGTACTCGTTGGAGCCGTGGGTCAGGCATGCGATTCGAACCCACTGCCCGGATTGGTAATCAAAGTTGGCGGGTCTTTTGAACTCAATGTAAGTGATGTCTAAAATCATTCATCAGAAATATGGCATTtagttttagtttttttaagAAGGGAGGGGAGACAAAATCAGTAAAATTTCATAAACAGTTTGTCTTTTAAGTCGTTGGAAAAAAGAAGcaacaaaaaaaaccttttaaaagGTAAAACCAATTAGGAAACGTAAATGAGCTTTGTCATCCTTAATGCCATACTTGAGACAAAGTTAACACAAATATGTGTCACTGTAacgtttcatcttttaaaagtgCAAACAATGGGTGATAATTATACGCTAAGCGTGAATTGTTAAATCAGGCGTGAAAGGACAGCACTTTACACTTGATTTGTTCATGCGTGCATGAAATTAACAATCCACATCACGTGATACGTTCGTGCGTGCGGTACACGACTGCAAGCTTCAAGGataaatccttttttttatGTGCCTGTTAAATTCTGTTTGCAATCTATCACTGTTCTAAATAGAAAGGTATACGGTTGGAAACTGACAATAATCGATTGGAGGCATAGAAAGAATTGTACCAATGCTTTTTTGGGCAATTTTTAGGTGAATAAATAATCCATCATTAACTCGTTCGGGCATATAggtaacgatttttttttatagaaaatttgaatttatcataatgattgtcatcttttaatttgaaaaaaaattgtgcattCATTGAAATGATTTAAGAAATACCATGTCCTCGAACTTTGTCAGTGTAAATTGTTAACTAACATTTACTCCTCAACACAGCGGGGAATGTTTATAAATTGAATGTCctgtttaaatttattgattttaattatcaaCAAACCAAATCAACAACAGTATTAAACCAACCAATTTAACCACCCAGAAATCAAAGAACTACCGGTACTACGTGCCAACCGACATACAATTCATGATACAAACAGAAGCCTCTACCCAGCAAACCAAAGTAACTGTACACAGAGCCAAGCAAATCTTGGCGGCCACCAGCAATACAGTCCACCACTCATAAACTCCGCAACCAAAAACCACCACCCAGCAATTTGAAACCCTGACTCCGATTCCAGTTATCATACCCGATGGAAGTTTTTCCGCCCTGATCACATTCAGCTCTGTTTTCTTCCTACTCATGCTGATCATCTTGTCCACGGTAAAGATAATGGCCGGTCCTATGAAGTAGACGAAGAACATGGGTTTCTGGACGATGCAGGAGGCCCCGTGGAGAATGGTCAGGATGTACATGACAACGATCAGCTTGTGGGTCAACCAGAACCCGTTGAAGATCAGGCGACGAGCCGTCTGAGTGGCGTACACGTAGACAATGCAGATACATACAACCAGGAGGACACCCGTAAAACCTGCAAAAACGGCTCCATCTCTTCATCAAAGGGTAACAAGTTAAACGTAAAGGCAAAGAACAGAGAGACTTACCGGTCATGTTACCGAAGAACCAAAAGTTAAAGGTCGGCTCAAATTCAGCCCTATAACAGATTATTACAAGTTCAGATTAATTTcgatattaaatattattattaaaaaaggaTCAAAGAAGTTTGAAAGTTTGACATGGTTTGAGCAGAATTGTTTACCTGAGTACAATGGAATCAAAGATGCACAAATGCGATGTTGGTTGCGTCGCCAAGTGATAGAAATTAAAGCCATATCCAATAACATGAAGACCTAaaccaaaaaagtcagaaattgtaaaaaaaaattgtatatacatgcaAAATGAACAACATTCTTGCAGCCAGACTCGATAATGTGTGCTTCATACCTGTAAAAAATAAGGCAGTCCAAGCAACAAGTTTGTGAAAGGCGACATGGGAATCAAAAGGGACATAGAGGTTGAGAAAGGTGCCTCGCAACCACGTGATCAGATTTCGGCACATGGTCAGCAGGAGGATGGAGAAGGTGAAAGACATGGCGGCGGCCGCACCCCGTGTGACGGATATCCCGTAACTCATGATCATCCTCAGTCCACTGTGTTCCCGCTCCACTGTGTAGTCTGCgattataaaaataacatttgataatACCACTAATATATCATTAGAAATAAAAAGTCGCGTACTTGTAGCCTAAAAAAATCAActgaataccggtatatatgacatttgataaaattttctcAACAATTTTGGCAAATATTGCTTTGAGAATAGTTGTCAAAAAACTATTCTTCCACAGAGGTAAGTTTTCATTGATaactttctaaaaatattaattatgcaATGTACAATAACCTACAATAAAACCTCTCGGCAAATAGAGCAAATGTGATCCCAAAGAAGATGACGAGGAAGAAGATATGCTGTCTGTTGTTTTCAATGAAGTGTGTGAAGGTCTTCAGTTTGGCTTTGGCTGGGTGGTACTGTTCCCTGACCGCGATGAACTTAGTCCGTATGTCCGAGCCTCGTCTTGAGTCGGTGGGAGTGCGCATGCCGTCTTCGTCTGTTGACTGGGATATCGACGCCAAGCTTCCTTtcctttttattatttcatgtgTAGCAGACGCTCGCCGACGTCCATTTTCCGACCTAGAggatttattaaaacaatgcttgagatttgaaaaaaaaaaacagcgttAAGagctctgattaaaatatttattctaaGGCAAtctaaactaaaaaaatacCAGTATTAGCACCAGATTTTTACATACATATAAGTGTAAAGTTGCTGATTTACCCTTTTTTCTTTTCGTTATTGTTGGGCAGACACTTCCGTCTTCctggatgaaaaaaatataatgttacaGCCCACGCGAGATAATTTTCCATTGCTGATGCATATGTTCCACCTTTTTCTATTTACATGCGACCagttgaatgtaaaaaaaacaaacaaaccacaAACCTTTCCAGTCCAGACCAGCGTTCCAAAGTTTGTCCATCTGAGGGGAAAGGATTTGACAGAAGTTCTCAAAGTTGATTTGCGTCTGTTCCTCCAGCCCGTGTTCCTTGCAGATGGATTCAATCAGGGTGTGCACGGCCTCCTTGTTTAGATTACTGTTCGCCATGTCCAGCAAAGAGCTGAGAAAACAATTGTAAGACACCCTTATATTATAGCGAAGTTCCATGAGTTACGATTTAGATTCGTCTAAAACGTGACAACTAGATTATCACGATAAGTTAATAATATGTTAGAAGAATATGCGGAATAAAACTGAATTCAGTATAAGCGTGAATCCGTTATAGTCCTTTTTTGTAGCCATGTTTATCTGTAGAAAAGATCTCCTCATATTGAAAGAGCCATGCCATTATATCGTGAACAATTATATAACTCAAACTTTTATATTCACGATTACTATTTCACAGTGTACCGTAGATGTAATGGTTCGCAGTACACGTGATTTATTTGATATCCTCATTTACGTTGATATTACACCCACAAAGCAAGGACTGGCTCATGGCGAGATATTTTCGCAACGAGGCAGGCcctcgcgaaaatttctcgcacacGAACAAATTGCTTACAGTACAGCAGAGACGAGATCAACCGATGATGGTATTTTGACattgttatataatacattttttgtttaatgatgAGTATTCAAAAATTTTCTACTTGTACGGACAAGATTTCAttttaatctatatatatacCTAAACATTCTTGAGAGGTCAGCTTTCTGAAGAAACCCTCTGCCCTCAACGTCAAACATACCGAATATTGTTTGTAATTTTTCCTGGCAAGatcctgaaataaaaaaaaattactgacaTTATAACTTATGTGTACCAAAAACTATGTGTAATGCTAGCTATATTCACATCTGGTTGAACCCTCTAAATTGTGAATAATCAAGTCTATGTTAGGTATCCTTATGTGTATGTATTTTTACATCTAATTCACGGACAATTTTTGAATaccttttgaaaatataacaaCCATGTGAAGGAAGTCCCTGAAAGATATGTATCCACTTCTATCCGTGTCCAGCATACTAAACATGTTTTCTACGAAGTCCGAGTTCGGTTTTACTGCAAGAGCTTGAGCAAATTCTTCCTAttggaagaagaaaaaacaacaacaccgCAAACTTTTAAAAACCGTCAATACATTTGTCTTGCATATCTTACAATGAAATTGACCTGAAATAGTATAAACGCGTGTTTTGCGTAGAATTAATGAAAGAAGTgtaaatattttggtaaaatattgccATTGACCattcattgaaatgaaattaccTTTGTCAATTCTGTCTCTAAGATTTCCTTAGTTTGTTGCTTTTCTAACTGATCCTCCTCAAAGTGCGGATCGTAGTCCATTTGAAAGgcctatatatatgtattttcaaatttggtatgaaaaataaaattaatttgatatagAGAAGGAGGTATTGTTTAAGCAGATGCATGTTTACAAATGTTTTTGCTAACTTTCTCGTAAACCTTAatgatttattgtataaaatacatctaatgatataacattattatattattagaatattttttatatcgaTAGGTTGGACCCATTTAGTTGTGTTTATAAATCTATGAATCTGCATTTGCCtatcatttatacatatacaatttatttttattatatgagtGCTCTAAATTATGATCGACGGTGCAAATTTTGCATGTAAGATCTCTAAGGATTTTCTTTTTTAGTCTGCATTTTTCAATCTTATTCTGATACATCTCTCGGAGTTTTCATATTCTTATTTAGACAGATCACGCACACCCGCCACAAACCTTGGCTTAATTCTACAATGTATATGataagcaaattttttttcggagaaaatatcaaattttaatatagaTTCCGGGAAAGTAAGTCTAGAAAATCCAGATTTGAACCATAGGTGTAACAAGTGCGACAATGTACGATTGATAATAATTTAAGGTACATttccttttatttgatttactGATAAAATATCGATATATCAACATCACATACATCTcaatattttctgtttaattgAAATGTAATAGCAACTCACTGACTTTATATAAATTTCAGACATGAGAATTTTGATGGATGAAAACCGCCCATGCCATTCATTAATAACAATTAATAAGAtatgatttatgaaagaaatgTCGCAAATTATCATTGAAAATCATTGCCAGCCGTCAATTTGGAAGCACTAATCACGCAGTTTAGAAACGGTTTCCCCATCACTACTAAATGTTCTAATTTATAACAATGCAGTATACATACCTCTGAAAATACTGACTTAAAAAACTTTTCGAGGCGCTGATTTCTCTTCTTTTGGGTAAACGCATTTTTAAGAATATCCTGTGCGCGCTCTTCGAAGACACTGCattgtatttgatttgattCCAGTGCATGAATGACGTCATTTTCAAAAAGCTGGCGACTTGTACtgttttcaaactttaaaacctGTTGAATTTAatgatgtaaaattaaaatgcgCCTTATTTCGTGTTTCATTCAGTATAATGAAAATCTCACCATCGCTAAAtggtataaattatttatatttcaaatactgTAAAAGTATTTACCAGATCATATTCTTTAGGAACTTTGATGCAAGTATATGTTCTTCCTTTGTTGCTTGACGTCATCAAGTAGACCGATTCTTGATTGAACAATTTGACCGTGCGCAAGCGCCGTCCTGTACAACTATCGACCTCGATTTCACATCGAGGCTTGATTCTAACAACCACAGCTCTTTCATCTTCTTTCTCCTCCAGCCACTCGTAGGCGATGTGTTGGTTTATTTCAGTtcctttcaataaaaaaaatttgtaataaaaaatgacTAATGAAAGCACATTCACATTGTTACACATGAACAGTCAGTGAGTTTTTAAGGGAAAAGAGAAAATgatgacatttcaaaataaacactgtcatacatatacatgtataacttccTTTACGTCATTCG carries:
- the LOC128179806 gene encoding dual oxidase-like — its product is MVKAKMKPLFLCSVILYHVFTLAVCHKVQRFDGYYNNLAYPSWGSAGEPLIHNISTAYTDLTYLPRLNDLPSAREVSSLLFRQNFANTTGHETRNALFAFFGQVVTYEIVDSDDVSCPSEVISVSVPKCDEAFDSACTGSGAMPYERIKYDTRTGQSPNNPRKQINAASSYIDGSFVYGKTGVRASYLRHQGTGKLASLDLWEKFPVLNTVRLPFLTFPNKDDKTTNPETLWRFGDSHVYENPALLSFGVLFFRYHNALVQKITRQNTNMTSAVDVFYKARQWLIASIQNIMMYEWLPKLLNAPVPPYEGYRGNLEPGITSVFDAAAIRYILTLIPMGIRILDEKCNSENNVRLCTSYFDSQKILTKNEHAFEDAMRGMLYQAAEKEDMQIVPDILDKYFGPLHYSRVDHVAYTIMKGRDYGLPDYNTVREQIGLRRMKSFEEINPRLARENPSLFNKTRQLYGDIDKLDVFVGGMLETSDGPGELFTAILLNQFHNIRHGDWFWFENTKSKLFTEEEIEEIRNITLSDILLATKTLEKQHVPKDAFSIHNLSGCSSAYLDVDNLESCPDHHGYDYFKGSELSFIILWTCFGVIPFVCILSAYAAAKCRKWKHSNEVRKMQTKTAKRDSRNSVSGTEINQHIAYEWLEEKEDERAVVVRIKPRCEIEVDSCTGRRLRTVKLFNQESVYLMTSSNKGRTYTCIKVPKEYDLVLKFENSTSRQLFENDVIHALESNQIQCSVFEERAQDILKNAFTQKKRNQRLEKFFKSVFSEAFQMDYDPHFEEDQLEKQQTKEILETELTKEEFAQALAVKPNSDFVENMFSMLDTDRSGYISFRDFLHMVVIFSKGSCQEKLQTIFGMFDVEGRGFLQKADLSRMFSSLLDMANSNLNKEAVHTLIESICKEHGLEEQTQINFENFCQILSPQMDKLWNAGLDWKGRRKCLPNNNEKKKGSENGRRRASATHEIIKRKGSLASISQSTDEDGMRTPTDSRRGSDIRTKFIAVREQYHPAKAKLKTFTHFIENNRQHIFFLVIFFGITFALFAERFYYYTVEREHSGLRMIMSYGISVTRGAAAAMSFTFSILLLTMCRNLITWLRGTFLNLYVPFDSHVAFHKLVAWTALFFTGLHVIGYGFNFYHLATQPTSHLCIFDSIVLRAEFEPTFNFWFFGNMTGFTGVLLVVCICIVYVYATQTARRLIFNGFWLTHKLIVVMYILTILHGASCIVQKPMFFVYFIGPAIIFTVDKMISMSRKKTELNVIRAEKLPSDITYIEFKRPANFDYQSGQWVRIACLTHGSNEYHPFTLTSAPHEDTLSLHIRALGPWTWNIRQEFDPENHRDGSYPPLYLDGPYGAGQQDWYQYEVSVLVGAGIGVTPYASILKDFVHMASIRNMYKMKCQKLYFIWVTGSQRHFEWLLDIIREVEEVDEKGLVSVDIFITQFFQQFDMRTAMLYICEEHFQKLSGGRSVFTGLKANTHFGRPQLNSMLSAVHRAHPTVKKIGVFSCGPPGITKNVEQGCIEASNNTRALFEHHFENF